A region from the Drosophila bipectinata strain 14024-0381.07 chromosome 3R, DbipHiC1v2, whole genome shotgun sequence genome encodes:
- the Mical gene encoding F-actin-monooxygenase Mical isoform X6, with protein MSRQHQRHHHHHHQQQLHQPQQQQQLTAQQQQQQQLLMAEHAAAAEAAELFDLLCVATTMRQILALHRAMCEAVGLRPSPLNDFYPRLKAKVRSWKAQALWKKFDARAAHRVYGKGAACSGTRVLVIGAGPCGLRTAIEAQLLGAKVVVLEKRDRITRNNVLHLWPFVITDLRNLGAKKFYGKFCAGSIDHISIRQLQCMLLKVALLLGVEIHEGVSFEHAVEPNGEGGGWRASVSPADHAVSHYEFDVLIGADGKRNMLDFRRKEFRGKLAIAITANFINKKTEAEAKVEEISGVAFIFNQAFFKELYGKTGIDLENIVYYKDETHYFVMTAKKHSLIDKGVIIEDMADPGELLAPANVDTQKLHDYAREAAEFSTEYQMPNLEFAVNHYGKPDVAMFDFTSMFAAEMSCRVVVRKGYRLLQCLVGDSLLEPFWPTGSGCARGFLSSMDAAYAIKLWSNPQNSTLGVLAQRESIYRLLNQTTPDTLQRDISAYTVDPATRYPNLNRDSVNSWQVKHLVDTDDPSILEQTFMDTHALQAPHVDTPGRRKRRSGDTLPQGATLLRWISAQLHSHHFVAELKEPSDVFRNGRVLCALISRYRPDLIDLAATKEMNPLECNELAFAVLDRELHINRIMTAKQSLDLTDVESRVWLAYLDQICELFRGEIPHIKHPKMDFSDLRQKYRINHTHAQPDFSKLLATKPKAKSPMQDAMDIPTTVQRRSVLEEERAKRQRRHEQLMQSGGVAAGAGAGGVAASGGGTGAGSSLQPGQNDTPRRSKKRRQTDKTANIEERQQRLQEIEENRQERMSKRRQQRYHQTQNFYKSLQLLQAGKLLREGGLGEGGVAEDGTPFEDYSIFLYRQQAPIFNDRVKDLERKLLFPDRERGDIPSAMPRTADEQFSDRIRNMEQRMTGRGGHGSDKKPKDLMRAIGKIDSNDWNVREIEKKIELSKKTEIHGPKGREKVPKWSKEQFQARQHKMSKPQRQDSREAEKFKDIDQTIRNLDKQLKEGHNLDVGERGRNKVASIAGQFGKKEEANSDEKNASSNATTNTNTVIPKSSSKVALAFKKQAASEKCRFCKQTVYLMEKTTVEGLVLHRNCLKCHHCHTNLRLGGYAFDRDDPQGRFYCTQHFRLPPKPLPQRTNKGRKSAGAQPASPVAPATPQAAAAALADEPMDTTPPRDTVDLLETSRASAAAASADAMSDDEANVIDEHEWSGRNFLPESNNDSQSELSSSDESDTESDSEMYEEADDSPFGVQTLQLASDWIGKQYAEDSDDSDDFYDSSEGIADDGKDDTEGEEFKKARELRREEVRLQPLPANLPTDTETEVQTESESTSPDEVELNSATEISTDSEFDNDEIIRQAPKIFIDDTHLKKPTKVQIKSTMIGQNAAAAAGLHQKQLAAREKGGSYLQKYQPQPPLPQFKPLVQVDPTLLIGTQRAPLQNPRPGDYLLNKTASTEGIASKKSLELKKRYLLGEPANGNKIQKSGSTSVLDSRIRSFQSNISECQKLLNPSSDISAGMRSFLDRTKLGEGQSQSQSNELMRSATSNVINDLRVELRIQKAPSSHSTDNEKENVFVNCKNELNKGMEYTDAVNATLLDQLSKTKSNSPTTPTNNKTTVIEVIDLVTPEKQPIIDLTVVDTPKKLDDPMEVDDRLTPDSNKITDLQQNEVKEEPKPDVSRDVKECIPDILGHIKDGAVVKEQDSEEQLSLLCQSDEEKRDSPEKEVAEQEPDSVQIQVPNIPWSKPKPEAMSTTGSSGSSCTTTDSSSIEDIQHYILESTTSPDTQTAGGKHNVPRLEVHDTSGTLMQVDSLMIVNGKYIGDPEDVKYLDMPADVIVPATPALKTSELELEDETEPVTATPEPADCTVIEAERQVEVRPPPLPEMGPPKLKFDSKNENKIESLKNLPLIVERNVEHSQAVKPITLNLSSVARTPDTPTTPTAHDSDKTPTGEVLSRGSDSETEATGTGQVLTETELSDWTADDCISENFVDMEFVLNSNKGTMKRRKERRRSGVNAKLPSGNEVIHEVARQAPVVDMDGIFNAIDIDDIEFMDTGSEGSCAEAYSATNTALLKNRGYMEYIETEPKKTPLRTAAPTVSYAGNLPALVTKRDEKLGIDYIEQGAYIMHDDAKTPVNEVPPAMTQSLTDSSTLNDLDDDSMAGMGLSQTQQTTTEESEALTVVTSPLDTSSPRVLDQFASMLAAGKQDSQTPSSSEQQPKTSSAVTTSSSGAPNSTPGNASKEAGPPEDPDLQIQFEYVRALQQRISQISTQRRKSSKGEANAPVIEAMEEQSKPKEESLPPSMRPRSSSSSSKVPEIPTLSSKLEEITKERTKQKDLIHDLVMDKLQSKKALNAEKRLHRSRQRSLLTSGYASGSSLSPTPKLAAASSPQDSNCSSQAHYHASTAEEPRPKPAERVLQKSATSTYVSPYRTVQAPTRSADLYKPRPFSEHIDGSLLDGYKLGKTSSFNGGKLGDFATPIAPVRVNRGGGGGGNGGSTIQDIGNISASTENLRSEARARARLKSNTELGLSPEEKMQLLRTRLHYDHNRGLKSKQLEEMPGQGELAARARKMSASKSVNDLAYLVGHQQQQQQLDMDAVLKAKAADFISDPNLAASGQEKAAKTKSGRRQKDPERRKSLIQSLSSFFQKGTSTTSTSAKDQSIPAVGGHSEPSERPGTSSSGTPTISEGAGGSGGGGGGVFSRFRISPKSKEKSKLKLFKS; from the exons ATGAGCCGCCAACACCAgcggcaccaccaccaccaccatcagcagcagctccaccagccgcagcagcaacagcagctgacggcccagcagcagcaacaacaacagctgctCATGGCGGAGCATGCCGCAGCCGCGGAGGCGGCGGAGCTGTTCGATCTCCTCTGCGTGGCCACCACGATGCGCCAGATCCTGGCGCTGCACCGGGCCATGTGCGAGGCGGTGGGCCTGCGTCCTTCGCCGCTGAACGACTTCTATCCCCGGCTGAAGGCCAAGGTGCGCTCCTGGAAGGCGCAGGCGCTCTGGAAGAAGTTCGACGCCCGCGCCGCCCACCGGGTCTATGGGAAGGGGGCCGCCTGCTCCGGCACCAGGGTGCTGGTGATCGGTGCCGGGCCCTGCGGCCTGCGCACTGCCATCGAAGCCCAGCTCCTGGGCGCCAAAGTGGTGGTGCTGGAGAAGCGCGACCGCATTACCCGCAACAACGTGCTTCACCTGTGGCCCTTTGTGATCACGGATCTGCGCAACCTGGGGGCCAAGAAGTTCTACGGCAAGTTCTGCGCCGGGTCCATCGACCACATCTCCATTCGGCAGCTGCAGTGCATGCTGCTCAAGGTGGCCCTGCTCCTGGGTGTGGAGATCCACGAGGGCGTCAGCTTCGAGCACGCCGTGGAGCCCAACGGCGAGGGAGGCGGATGGAGGGCATCAGTTTCCCCAGCTGATCACGCAGTCTCCCACTATGAGTTCGACGTCCTGATCGGCGCGGATGGCAAGAGGAACATGCTGGACTTCAGACGGAAGGAGTTCCGCGGCAAGCTGGCCATCGCCATCACCGCCAATTTCATAAACAAGAAGACCGAGGCCGAGGCCAAGGTGGAGGAGATCAGCGGGGTGGCCTTCATCTTCAACCAGGCCTTCTTCAAGGAGCTCTACGGCAAGACGGGCATCGACCTGGAGAACATTGTCTACTACAAGGACGAGACGCACTACTTCGTGATGACGGCCAAGAAGCACAGTCTGATCGACAAGGGCGTCATAATCGAGGACATGGCCGATCCGGGTGAGCTTCTGGCTCCTGCCAATGTGGACACCCAGAAGCTGCACGACTATGCCCGCGAGGCGGCCGAGTTCTCCACGGAGTACCAGATGCCCAATCTGGAGTTTGCAGTCAATCACTACGGAAAGCCGGACGTGGCCATGTTCGACTTCACGTCCATGTTCGCCGCCGAGATGTCCTGCCGGGTGGTGGTCCGCAAAGGATACCGGTTGCTGCAGTGCCTTGTAGGCGACAGTCTGCTGGAGCCCTTCTGGCCAACTGGATCGGGCTGTGCTCGCGGCTTCCTCTCCAGCATGGACGCGGCCTATGCGATCAAGCTGTGGTCTAATCCGCAGAACAGCACTCTGGGTGTCCTGGCGCAGCGCGAGAGTATCTACAGGCTGCTGAACCAAACCACGCCGGACACTCTCCAGAGGGACATCAGTGCCTATACGGTGGACCCGGCCACGCGTTACCCCAACCTGAACAGGGATTCGGTTAATAGCTGGCAGGTGAAGCATTTGGTGGACACAGACGACCCCTCTATTCTGGAGCAGACCTTCATGGACACGCATGCGTTGCAGGCGCCTCATGTGGACACTCCAGGCAGGCGAAAGCGACGCAGTGGAG ATACTCTGCCACAAGGAGCCACACTCCTGCGATGGATCAGTGCCCAGCTGCACTCGCATCACTTTGTGGCGGAGCTGAAGGAGCCTTCAGATGTATTCCGCAATGGACGTGTCCTGTGTGCCCTCATTAGTCG CTATCGCCCTGATCTCATAGACTTGGCGGccaccaaagaaatgaatccCCTGGAGTGCAACGAACTGGCCTTTGCCGTTCTGGACCGGGAGCTGCACATCAATCGCATCATGACCGCCAAGCAGTCGCTGGATCTCACGGACGTTGAGTCGCGGGTGTGGCTGGCCTACCTGGACCAGATCTGCGAGCTGTTCCGCGGCGAGATCCCCCACATCAAGCATCCCAAAATGGACTTCAGTGACCTGCGCCAGAAGTACAGGATCAACCATACCCACGCCCAGCCGGACTTCTCAAAGCTGCTGGCCACGAAACCGAAGGCCAAGTCGCCCATGCAGGATGCGATGGACATACCGACTACTGTGCAGCGGCGCTctgtgctggaggaggagcGAGCCAAGCGGCAGCGTCGCCACGAGCAGTTGATGCAGAGCGGTGGTGTGGCCGCGGGAGCAGGAGCCGGAGGCGTTGCTGCCAGCGGAGGAGGAACAGGAGCGGGAAGCAGCTTGCAGCCGG GTCAGAACGATACTCCTCGTCGCTCGAAGAAACGCCGACAGACCGACAAGACCGCCAATATT GAGGAGCGCCAGCAGCGTCTGCAGGAGATCGAGGAGAATCGCCAGGAGCGGATGAGCAAGAGGCGCCAGCAGCGCTACCACCAGACCCAGAACTTCTACAAGAGCTTGCAGCTCCTGCAGGCGGGCAAGCTACTCCGCGAGGGCGGCCTTGGCGAGGGGGGCGTGGCCGAAGACGGCACCCCCTTCGAGGACTACTCGATATTCCTCTACCGGCAGCAGGCTCCGATTTTCAACGATCGTGTCAAGGATCTGGAGCGGAAGCTTCTGTTTCCC GATCGCGAACGTGGCGACATACCCTCAGCCATGCCCCGTACGGCCGATGAGCAGTTCAGTGATCGCATCCGGAACATGGAGCAGCGGATGACGGGACGCGGCGGCCACGGGAGCGACAAGAAGCCCAAGGATCTGATGCGGGCCATTGGCAAGATCGACTCAAATGACTGGAATGTGCGCGAAATCGAGAAGAAAATCGAACTCTCCAAGAAGACGGAGATCCACGGGCCCAAGGGCCGCGAGAAGGTGCCCAAGTGGAGCAAGGAGCAGTTCCAGGCGCGGCAGCACAAGATGTCCAAGCCGCAGCGCCAGGACTCCCGGGAGGCCGAAAAGTTCAAGGACATCGATCAGACGATTCGGAATCTCGACAAGCAGCTGAAGGAGGGCCACAACCTGGATGTGGGCGAGCGCGGTCGCAACAAGGTGGCCTCCATCGCGGGCCAGTTCGGCAAGAAGGAGGAGGCCAATTCGGACGAGAAGAACGCCAGCAGCAATGCcaccaccaacaccaacacagTCATACCCAAATCT AGTTCCAAGGTGGCGCTGGCCTTCAAGAAGCAGGCCGCCTCCGAAAAGTGCCGCTTCTGCAAGCAAACCGTTTACCTGATGGAGAAGACCACCGTGGAGGGGCTGGTCCTGCACCGCAATTGCCTTAAGTGCCACCACTGCCACACCAACCTGCGCCTGGGCGGCTACGCCTTCGATCGGGACGATCCCCAGGGGCGCTTCTACTGCACCCAGCACTTCCGGTTGCCGCCCAAGCCGCTGCCCCAACGCACCAACAAGGGCAGG AAATCCGCCGGGGCTCAACCTGCCTCACCTGTTGCTCCAGCCACACCCCaggctgccgctgctgcccTCGCCGACGAACCTATGGACACCACTCCGCCCAGGGACACGGTGGATCTGCTGGAAACGTCCAGGGCCTCCGCTGCAGCCGCCTCCGCCGATGCCATGTCCGACGACGAGGCCAATGTCATTGACGAGCACGAGTGGTCGGGACGCAACTTCCTGCCCGAGTCCAACAACGATTCCCAGTCGGAGCTGTCCAGCTCAGACGAATCAGACACGGAGTCGGACTCGGAGATGTATGAGGAGGCGGACGACTCGCCATTCGGAGTCCAGACCCTGCAACTTGCCTCCGACTGGATTGGAAAGCAGTATGCCGAGGACAGCGACGATTCGGACGATTTCTACGACTCCAGCGAAGGTATTGCGG ATGATGGCAAGGACGACACCGAGGGCGAGGAGTTCAAGAAAGCCCGGGAACTGCGCCGCGAGGAGGTGCGCCTTCAGCCTCTGCCCGCCAACCTGCCCACGGACACGGAAACGGAG GTCCAAACCGAATCCGAGAGCACCTCACCAGACGAGGTGGAGCTCAACTCTGCCACTGAGATATCCACCGACTCCGAGTTCGACAACGATGAGATTATACGCCAGGCGCCCAAAATCTTCATCGATGACACCCATCTAAAGAAGCCCACTAAAGTCCAA ATCAAGTCCACCATGATCGGACAgaatgctgctgctgccgctggaCTCCATCAGAAGCAATTGGCAGCCCGGGAGAAGGGTGGCAGTTATTTGCAAAAGTACCAACCACAGCCGCCACTGCCACAGTTTAAGCCACTGGTGCAGGTGGATCCCACGCTGCTCATTGGCACCCAGCGAGCTCCTCTCCAGAACCCCCGGCCAGGTGACTACTTGCTGAACAAGACGGCCAGCACCGAGGGCATCGCCTCCAAAAAGAGTCTGGAGCTGAAGAAGCGCTACCTGCTGGGTGAACCGGCGAACGGGAACAAGATTCAGAAGTCGGGCTCTACTTCGGTGTTGGACTCGCGGATTCGCAGCTTCCAGTCCAACATCTCGGAGTGTCAAAAGCTATTGAATCCCAGCAGCGACATCAGTGCCGGCATGCGCAGTTTCCTGGATCGGACCAAGTTGGGTGAGGGCCAGAGTCAGAGCCAGTCCAATGAACTGATGCGCTCCGCCACCAGCAATGTGATCAACGATCTGCGCGTGGAACTCCGGATACAGAAGGCACCCTCTAGCCACTCCACGGACAACGAGAAGGAGAACGTGTTTGTGAACTGCAAGAACGAGCTCAACAAGGGGATGGAGTACACCGACGCGGTGAATGCCACTCTGCTGGATCAGCTGAGCAAAACCAAGAGCAACTCCCCGACCACGCCGACGAACAACAAGACGACGGTGATCGAGGTGATTGATTTGGTGACGCCCGAAAAGCAACCGATCATCGATCTGACGGTTGTGGACACTCCCAAGAAGCTGGACGACCCCATGGAAGTGGACGACCGTCTGACGCCGGATAGCAACAAGATAACTGATCTCCAGCAAAATGAGGTGAAGGAAGAGCCCAAGCCCGATGTGTCGCGGGATGTGAAGGAGTGCATACCGGACATTTTGGGGCACATCAAGGATGGTGCGGTGGTCAAGGAACAGGACAGCGAGGAGCAGCTGAGCTTGCTGTGTCAGTCCGATGAAGAGAAGCGAGACTCGCCCGAAAAAGAGGTGGCAGAACAGGAGCCGGATAGTGTTCAGATCCAGGTCCCCAATATTCCCTGGAGCAAGCCAAAGCCCGAGGCTATGTCCACCACTGGTAGCAGTGGCTCCAGCTGCACCACCACTGATTCGTCGAGCATCGAGGACATACAACACTATATCCTGGAGTCCACGACTAGTCCGGATACTCAAACGGCTGGTGGAAAGCACAATGTGCCGCGGCTGGAGGTCCACGACACCAGTGGCACCCTCATGCAGGTGGACAGCCTGATGATTGTGAATGGAAAGTACATAGGCGATCCGGAGGATGTCAAGTACTTGGACATGCCAGCCGATGTGATCGTACCTGCTACTCCAGCGCTGAAAACAAGCGAGCTGGAGCTCGAGGATGAAACAGAACCAGTGACGGCCACTCCGGAGCCAGCGGATTGCACCGTGATAGAGGCTGAGCGCCAGGTGGAGGTGCGACCGCCTCCTCTGCCCGAGATGGGACCCCCCAAGCTCAAGTTCGACAGCAAGAACGAGAACAAAATCGAGAGCTTGAAGAACCTGCCCCTGATCGTGGAACGCAACGTGGAGCACAGCCAAGCAGTGAAGCCCATAACTTTGAATTTGAGCAGCGTGGCCAGGACGCCGGACACACCGACCACGCCCACAGCTCACGACAGTGACAAAACGCCCACAGGCGAGGTACTATCCCGAGGATCGGACTCGGAAACAGAAGCCACCGGCACGGGTCAGGTGCTCACGGAAACGGAACTATCCGACTGGACGGCCGATGATTGCATCTCCGAGAACTTTGTGGACATGGAATTCGTGCTGAACTCCAACAAGGGAACCATGAAGCGGCGCAAGGAGCGACGACGCAGTGGAGTCAACGCAAAGCTGCCCAGTGGCAACGAAGTGATCCACGAAGTAGCCAGACAAGCTCCAGTGGTGGACATGGATGGAATTTTCAATGCCATTGATATAGATGACATTGAGTTCATGGACACGGGGTCGGAGGGTTCCTGTGCGGAGGCCTACTCGGCCACGAACACGGCTCTGCTCAAGAACCGTGGCTATATGGAGTACATCGAGACAGAGCCCAAGAAGACGCCGCTCAGAACAGCTGCTCCTACAGTCAGCTATGCGGGTAACCTGCCAGCTCTGGTGACCAAGCGGGATGAGAAACTGGGCATCGATTATATTGAGCAGGGTGCCTACATCATGCACGACGACGCCAAGACCCCAGTGAACGAGGTGCCTCCCGCGATGACCCAGTCTTTGACAGACTCCAGCACACTGAACGACCTAGACGATGACAGCATGGCGGGTATGGGCTTGTCGCAAACGCAGCAAACCACGACCGAAGAGAGCGAAGCTTTGACTGTGGTCACCAGTCCACTGGACACCTCCTCGCCCAGGGTACTGGATCAGTTCGCCTCGATGTTGGCGGCGGGTAAGCAGGATTCCCAGACGCCCAGCAGCTCGGAGCAGCAACCAAAGACCTCCAGCGCTGTGACAACCAGCAGCAGTGGAGCCCCGAACTCGACACCCGGCAATGCCTCTAAGGAGGCTGGCCCGCCGGAGGATCCGGATCTGCAGATCCAGTTCGAGTACGTAAGGGCGCTGCAGCAGCGCATCTCGCAGATTAGTACCCAGCGCCGGAAGAGCTCCAAGGGCGAGGCCAATGCACCTGTGATAGAAGCTATGGAGGAACAGTCCAAGCCAAAGGAGGAGTCCCTGCCACCCTCAATGCGCccgcgcagcagcagcagctccagcaaGGTACCTGAGATACCCACCCTCAGCAGCAAGCTAGAGGAGATTACCAAAGAGCGCACCAAGCAGAAGGATCTCATCCACGATCTGGTCATGGACAAGTTGCAGTCGAAGAAGGCCCTGAATGCGGAGAAGCGTCTCCATCGCAGCCGTCAGAGGAGCCTCCTGACCAGCGGCTATGCTAGTGGCTCTAGTCTGAGTCCCACACCCAAACTGGCAGCGGCCTCCAGTCCCCAGGATTCCAATTGCTCCAGCCAGGCGCACTACCACGCCTCCACGGCCGAGGAGCCCAGACCAAAGCCGGCGGAGAGGGTGCTCCAAAAGTCCGCCACGTCCACCTATGTGTCGCCCTATCGCACTGTTCAGGCTCCCACCCGGAGTGCGGATCTCTACAAGCCGCGTCCTTTCAGCGAACACATCGACGGAAGTCTCCTGGACGGCTACAAGCTGGGCAAGACCTCGTCGTTCAATGGAGGAAAGTTGGGCGACTTTGCCACCCCCATTGCTCCTGTCAGAGTGAATCGTGGCGGCGGTGGAGGAGGCAATGGTGGCAGCACCATACAGGACATTGGAAATATTTCCGCCTCGACGGAGAACCTTAGAAGCGAAGCGAGAGCCCGTGCTCGTCTTAAGTCCAACACGGAGCTCGGCCTGAGTCCGGAGGAGAAGATGCAGCTTCTCCGCACCCGACTGCACTACGATCACAATCGCGGTCTCAAGTCCAAGCAGCTGGAGGAGATGCCCGGACAGGGCGAGCTCGCAGCTCGGGCACGCAAAATGAGCGCCTCCAAAAGCGTTAACGATCTGGCCTACTTGGTGGgtcaccagcagcagcagcagcaactggaCATGGATGCGGTGCTCAAGGCGAAGGCGGCGGACTTTATATCGGATCCGAACTTGGCGGCCAGCGGGCAGGAGAAGGCGGCGAAAACAAAGTCCGGAAGGAGGCAAAAGGACCCGGAGCGACGCAAGAGTCTCATACAATCGTTGTCCAGCTTTTTCCAGAAGGGAACCAGTACCACCAGTACCAGTGCCAAGGATCAGAGCATCCCAGCCGTTGGGGGTCACTCTGAGCCATCAGAGCGTCCCGGCACCAGCAGCAGTGGCACGCCCACCATCTCAGAGGGGGCGGGCGGAAGTGGCGGCGGAGGAGGTGGCGTCTTCAGCCGATTCCGCATCTCACCCAAGTCCAAGGAGAAGTCCAAG CTAAAGTTATTTAAGTCCTAA